One part of the Nitrosophilus kaiyonis genome encodes these proteins:
- a CDS encoding type II toxin-antitoxin system VapC family toxin — MRIFIDANIILDIFSKDRKNHIYSKEIIKYLLEKEYELYISSDMITNIFYILKNRYKLEFENVLNIIENLLKIYKIVYIDKADLDIVIILCKNKKFLDFEDALQYVCAKKEDCKFIITNNKKDFKNSDIKTLSSLELFKKIDNF, encoded by the coding sequence ATGAGAATTTTTATTGATGCAAATATTATTTTAGATATCTTTTCTAAAGATAGAAAAAATCATATATATTCTAAAGAGATAATAAAATATTTATTAGAAAAAGAGTATGAACTTTATATCAGTTCAGATATGATAACCAATATTTTTTATATCCTAAAAAATAGATATAAATTAGAGTTTGAAAATGTTTTAAATATCATAGAAAATCTTTTAAAAATTTATAAAATTGTATATATTGATAAAGCAGATTTAGATATAGTAATAATTCTCTGTAAAAATAAGAAATTTTTAGATTTTGAAGATGCTTTACAATATGTTTGTGCAAAAAAAGAAGATTGTAAATTTATAATCACAAATAACAAAAAAGATTTTAAAAATAGTGATATAAAAACTCTATCTTCTTTGGAATT
- a CDS encoding ribbon-helix-helix domain-containing protein yields MATLVDKTKRVRVTFTLPKYIVDMIEDFSKKTNQKKSQIVYNAVESFLKKEAISKNEKLKALEDISDIIEKDIFKDKKIQELI; encoded by the coding sequence ATGGCAACTTTAGTTGATAAAACAAAAAGGGTTAGAGTAACTTTTACATTGCCAAAATATATTGTAGATATGATAGAGGATTTTTCTAAAAAAACTAATCAAAAAAAGAGTCAAATTGTATATAATGCAGTAGAGAGTTTTCTAAAAAAAGAGGCTATTTCAAAAAATGAAAAATTAAAAGCATTAGAAGATATTTCAGATATAATTGAAAAAGATATTTTTAAAGATAAAAAAATCCAAGAATTAATATGA